One segment of Anopheles stephensi strain Indian chromosome 3, UCI_ANSTEP_V1.0, whole genome shotgun sequence DNA contains the following:
- the LOC118510985 gene encoding IDLSRF-like peptide, translating to MAPANWLWLGNVFFLSFPLAILGIDLSRLYGHLPAVSKRNEACHPYEPFKCPGDGNCISIQYLCDGAPDCSDGYDEDMRLCTAAKRPPVEETASFLQSLLASHGPNYLEKLFGSKARDALAPLGGVEKVAIALSESQTIEDFGAALHLMRSDLEHLRSVFMAVENGDLGMLKSIGIKDSELGDVKFFLEKLVNTGFLD from the exons ATGGCTCCTGCGAACTGGCTGTGGCTGGGAAATGTCTTTTTCCTATCCTTCCCGTTGGCGATACTGGGAATCGATCTCAGCAGGCTTTACGGACATCTGCCAGCTGTTTCGAAGCGTAATG AGGCCTGCCATCCATACGAACCATTTAAATGTCCAGGCGATGGAAACTGCATCTCCATACAGTACTTATGCGACGGTGCCCCCGACTGCTCCGATGGCTACGACGAAGATATGCGCCTCTGTACGGCGG CAAAGCGTCCACCAGTAGAAGAAACGGCATCATTCCTGCAGAGCCTGCTGGCATCGCACGGTCCTAACTATCTGGAAAAGTTGTTCGGCAGCAAAGCGCGCGATGCACTGGCGCCGCTCGGTGGCGTAGAAAAGGTGGCCATCGCTCTTAGTGAATCGCAAACCATCGAAGATTTTGGAGCCGCACTGCATCTGATGAG GTCTGACCTCGAGCATTTGCGGTCGGTGTTTATGGCAGTGGAGAACGGCGATCTCGGCATGTTGAAGTCGATCGGTATCAAAGACTCGGAGCTGGGCGACGTAAAGTTTTTCCTGGAGAAACTCGTCAACACTGGCTTCCTAGACTGA